Proteins from a single region of Chryseobacterium scophthalmum:
- a CDS encoding 1-aminocyclopropane-1-carboxylate deaminase/D-cysteine desulfhydrase, producing the protein MLLQLPTETIPIQEILINKKVKLFIKREDFIHPQISGNKYWKLFYNINNYLETLPENPLIITFGGAYSNHISAVSATGNLFGIKTLGIIRGEELEKKWRDNPTLLFAKRNGMNLKFVSREEYRHKEKLTEFLQHEFPEALIIPEGGTNKHAVQGVKMMLNNDTKDFDYLCTAVGTGGTLAGISEFCEDNQKVIGFKVVEDSSLESKISELTSKRNFHLTDAAFGGYGKINDENVRYINDFKAKFDIPLEPVYTGKMMQKVFEMIDADYFPEGSKILCFHTGGLQGIEGANLLLEKQNRNLII; encoded by the coding sequence ATGCTATTACAACTTCCTACAGAAACTATTCCCATTCAGGAAATCCTAATTAATAAAAAAGTAAAACTTTTCATCAAAAGAGAAGACTTCATTCATCCTCAAATTTCAGGAAACAAATACTGGAAACTTTTTTATAACATCAATAATTATTTAGAAACTCTGCCGGAAAATCCTTTAATCATTACATTTGGCGGAGCCTATTCAAACCATATTTCGGCAGTTTCTGCCACAGGAAATCTTTTTGGAATTAAAACTTTAGGCATTATAAGAGGCGAAGAATTAGAAAAAAAATGGCGGGATAATCCCACTTTACTTTTTGCCAAAAGAAACGGAATGAATTTAAAATTTGTTTCGCGTGAAGAATATCGCCATAAAGAAAAACTGACCGAATTTTTACAACATGAATTTCCTGAAGCATTAATAATTCCTGAAGGCGGAACCAATAAACACGCTGTTCAGGGCGTAAAAATGATGCTCAATAACGATACAAAAGATTTTGATTATCTTTGCACAGCAGTTGGAACCGGAGGTACTTTGGCGGGGATTTCAGAATTTTGTGAAGATAATCAGAAAGTTATAGGTTTTAAAGTAGTTGAAGATTCTTCTTTAGAAAGCAAAATATCAGAATTAACCTCTAAAAGAAATTTTCATCTAACCGATGCTGCTTTTGGCGGTTATGGTAAAATAAATGATGAAAATGTTCGTTATATCAATGATTTTAAAGCGAAATTTGATATTCCTTTAGAACCAGTGTATACAGGAAAAATGATGCAGAAAGTTTTTGAAATGATTGATGCTGATTATTTTCCTGAAGGAAGCAAAATTCTGTGTTTTCATACCGGAGGTTTGCAGGGAATAGAAGGAGCCAATTTGCTTTTAGAAAAACAAAATAGAAATTTAATAATATAA
- a CDS encoding T9SS type A sorting domain-containing protein, protein MKKLYTSAFFVCTTAVLYAQDVVWQKDIKSSTQDFLSQVTTTVDHQYLVTGSSIQAAGKTAVSSAASKQNNGYDFHLVKLNQQGEEVWEKYFSGQNHDFLSSTVATQEGGFLLAGTSFSGKGLDKKDASKGGSDIWLIRINEFGDELWQKTLGTSQDEEARSVIQTADFGFMVAGNIQNAANGFGSKDVTVTRLDKNGKVLSELIIGGRGLDEVEKMIPTPDGGALLGIYSRSSELRDSSSAGNSGSNETSNPVSRTSKSSPNFGEGDYWVIKLNKDNKIEWEKNFGGKGDDHLRTMVFTSSGYIIGGESRSEKSGNKTVGIEEGTDVWLISLNTKGEEQWQKSYNFKNRDILMGMNVINARDGKNSKGVLLGGYTQAEGRIETDDETFWMLYIDNDGNEQWRKHIKGESRKKEERLSDLKMNKDGSIVLAGTSAEELGKENWKIVKLGDSQIDQLIEKQNIKIYPNPVSDYAYVEIGFDFKEADITLYDMGGRQLQSLKTKNKVTKINTQNLIQGAYLIVIKTDTEKTANAKLIKK, encoded by the coding sequence ATGAAAAAACTCTACACGAGTGCATTTTTCGTATGCACAACTGCTGTATTATATGCTCAGGATGTGGTATGGCAGAAAGATATTAAATCTTCTACACAGGATTTTCTCTCACAAGTTACCACAACTGTCGATCATCAATATCTCGTAACAGGTAGCAGTATTCAGGCAGCAGGTAAAACTGCAGTGTCATCTGCAGCTTCAAAACAAAACAACGGCTACGATTTTCATCTTGTTAAATTAAATCAACAGGGAGAAGAAGTTTGGGAAAAGTATTTCTCAGGACAGAATCACGACTTTTTATCGTCAACGGTTGCAACCCAGGAAGGAGGATTTCTTTTGGCAGGAACTTCTTTTTCCGGAAAAGGTTTAGATAAAAAAGATGCTTCTAAAGGAGGATCTGATATCTGGCTGATCAGAATCAATGAATTCGGGGATGAATTATGGCAGAAAACTTTAGGAACGTCACAGGATGAAGAAGCAAGATCCGTGATTCAGACTGCTGATTTTGGTTTTATGGTCGCTGGAAATATTCAGAATGCTGCCAACGGATTCGGATCGAAAGATGTTACGGTAACAAGACTTGACAAGAACGGAAAAGTACTTTCAGAATTAATTATAGGCGGAAGAGGTTTGGATGAGGTGGAAAAAATGATTCCTACACCGGATGGAGGAGCGCTATTGGGAATCTATTCAAGGAGTTCTGAGTTACGGGATTCGAGTTCAGCGGGAAACAGTGGTAGTAACGAAACCTCGAATCCTGTATCACGAACCTCCAAATCCAGCCCCAATTTCGGAGAGGGCGATTACTGGGTAATAAAGCTCAACAAAGACAACAAAATTGAATGGGAAAAGAACTTCGGAGGTAAAGGTGATGACCATTTGAGAACCATGGTTTTTACTTCATCGGGATATATTATTGGCGGAGAATCGAGATCAGAGAAATCTGGTAACAAGACCGTAGGAATTGAAGAAGGAACTGATGTCTGGCTGATCTCTTTAAACACAAAAGGAGAAGAACAGTGGCAGAAATCTTACAATTTTAAAAACCGTGATATTCTGATGGGAATGAATGTGATAAACGCAAGAGATGGGAAGAATTCTAAAGGCGTTTTACTCGGAGGTTACACTCAGGCTGAAGGAAGAATTGAAACTGATGATGAGACCTTTTGGATGCTTTATATCGACAATGACGGGAATGAACAGTGGCGCAAACATATAAAAGGTGAATCAAGGAAGAAAGAAGAAAGACTTTCTGATCTGAAAATGAATAAAGACGGTTCAATCGTTTTGGCAGGAACAAGTGCTGAAGAATTGGGGAAAGAGAACTGGAAGATTGTAAAATTGGGAGATTCGCAGATTGACCAGTTAATAGAAAAACAGAATATTAAGATTTACCCTAATCCTGTTTCAGATTATGCTTATGTGGAAATTGGGTTTGATTTCAAAGAAGCTGATATTACTCTTTATGATATGGGCGGAAGACAGCTTCAAAGCTTGAAAACAAAAAATAAAGTAACGAAGATTAATACACAGAATTTGATTCAGGGAGCGTATCTGATTGTGATAAAAACTGATACTGAAAAAACTGCGAATGCTAAATTGATTAAAAAATAA
- the hemL gene encoding glutamate-1-semialdehyde 2,1-aminomutase: protein MKYQRSSALFEEAYKYIPGGVNSPVRAFKSVGGVPVFMKSAKGAYLTDADDNTYVDYINSWGPAILGHTHPEVLEELKIQAQKGFSFGAPTELETEIAKFITENVPNIDQIRMVSSGTEACMSAIRLARGFTGRDKFIKFEGCYHGHSDSFLIKAGSGAATFGNPNSPGVTAGTAKDTLLARYNDFEQVEDLFRHNQGEIAAVIIEPVAGNMGCVLPENDFLQKLRKICDENGALLIFDEVMTGFRLAFGGAQELFNVKADLVTYGKVIGGGLPVGAFAGRNEIMDHLAPKGGVYQAGTLSGNPLAMRAGLKTLQIIKNDPEFFNRLAKTTETLDFEIGKILSEKGIEHRINRKGSMMSVFFHINAVSNFDEAQNANHALFNNFFHQMLTNGIYLPPSGYETYFISNAIKDKEIDMTLEAVRKFQYS, encoded by the coding sequence ATGAAATACCAAAGAAGTTCAGCTTTATTTGAAGAAGCTTACAAATATATTCCGGGAGGTGTAAATTCTCCGGTTCGTGCGTTTAAATCGGTGGGTGGAGTTCCCGTTTTTATGAAATCTGCGAAAGGCGCTTACCTTACAGATGCCGATGATAACACGTATGTAGACTACATTAATTCTTGGGGACCTGCAATTTTGGGTCACACCCATCCTGAAGTTTTAGAAGAATTAAAAATTCAGGCACAAAAAGGTTTCTCTTTTGGTGCACCAACAGAATTGGAAACTGAAATTGCAAAATTCATTACCGAAAATGTTCCGAATATCGACCAGATCAGAATGGTTTCTTCAGGTACAGAAGCTTGTATGAGCGCAATCAGATTGGCAAGAGGTTTTACAGGAAGAGATAAGTTTATAAAATTTGAAGGCTGTTATCACGGACATTCAGATTCATTTTTAATAAAAGCGGGAAGTGGCGCTGCTACTTTTGGAAATCCAAATTCTCCGGGCGTAACGGCTGGAACAGCAAAAGACACTTTGTTAGCGAGATATAATGATTTTGAGCAAGTTGAAGATCTGTTCAGACATAATCAGGGTGAAATTGCAGCGGTAATTATCGAACCAGTTGCAGGAAACATGGGTTGTGTACTTCCTGAAAACGATTTCTTACAAAAATTAAGAAAAATCTGTGACGAAAACGGAGCTTTATTGATTTTTGATGAAGTAATGACAGGTTTCAGACTAGCTTTTGGTGGAGCTCAGGAATTGTTTAATGTGAAAGCCGATTTGGTAACTTACGGTAAAGTAATCGGAGGTGGACTTCCGGTAGGAGCTTTTGCTGGAAGAAACGAAATTATGGACCATTTGGCTCCAAAAGGCGGCGTTTATCAGGCAGGAACACTAAGTGGAAATCCTTTGGCAATGAGAGCAGGTTTAAAAACTTTGCAAATCATTAAAAATGACCCTGAATTTTTCAACAGATTAGCTAAAACAACAGAAACTTTAGACTTTGAAATCGGAAAAATTTTAAGTGAAAAAGGAATTGAGCACAGGATCAACAGAAAAGGCTCAATGATGTCGGTTTTCTTCCACATCAATGCGGTTTCTAATTTTGATGAGGCACAGAATGCTAATCATGCACTGTTTAATAATTTCTTTCATCAGATGTTGACCAACGGAATTTATCTTCCGCCAAGTGGTTATGAAACCTATTTCATCAGTAATGCGATCAAAGACAAAGAAATCGATATGACTTTAGAAGCTGTAAGAAAATTTCAGTATTCTTAA
- a CDS encoding glucosaminidase domain-containing protein has product MKRLFLLISLLVLSKFSAQTWATEDQYIQKFAQYAVEEMEKYKIPASITLAQGLLETGGGQSRLAQEGKNHFGIKCKEDWTGKTMKHTDDAPNECFRVYDDPKQSYEDHSIFLATRKYYTKLFDLDMKDYRAWAHGLKKAGYATNPRYASILIGKIEKYKLYEFDEVNSKEVLYAVLKKYPDLKDDRTFMARMEPAKATKKTTTPVTVKVPYKATSYAQQQQRVERIKTKAEILNSILIKSHPNGGLKYIVIPEDTDVQYIAKKFKISESKLMKWNELEGTALAKNEVVFLESKNSEGNTAIYKAESGEDMYDIAQKFGIKLHKLYAKNRMDEGQKPSAGQLIYLIDKKPRN; this is encoded by the coding sequence ATGAAAAGACTTTTCTTACTAATTAGCCTTTTAGTTTTATCAAAATTCTCAGCTCAGACCTGGGCTACAGAAGATCAATACATTCAGAAATTTGCTCAATATGCGGTTGAAGAAATGGAAAAATATAAAATTCCGGCTTCAATTACTCTTGCGCAAGGACTTTTAGAAACAGGTGGCGGACAAAGCCGTTTGGCGCAGGAAGGCAAAAACCATTTCGGTATAAAATGTAAAGAAGACTGGACCGGAAAGACAATGAAGCACACCGATGATGCTCCAAATGAATGTTTCCGTGTGTATGACGATCCTAAACAATCTTACGAAGACCACTCTATATTTTTGGCAACAAGAAAATATTACACCAAACTTTTTGATCTTGATATGAAAGATTACAGAGCTTGGGCGCATGGTTTAAAAAAAGCTGGTTACGCAACCAATCCTCGTTATGCATCAATTCTTATCGGAAAAATTGAAAAATACAAGCTGTATGAGTTTGATGAAGTAAATTCTAAGGAAGTTCTTTATGCAGTATTAAAAAAATATCCTGATCTGAAAGACGACCGTACTTTCATGGCGAGAATGGAGCCTGCAAAAGCTACAAAAAAGACGACAACTCCTGTTACTGTAAAAGTTCCTTACAAAGCGACTTCTTATGCGCAACAACAGCAGAGAGTGGAAAGAATTAAAACCAAAGCTGAAATTCTTAATTCAATTTTAATTAAAAGCCATCCGAATGGCGGTTTAAAATATATTGTAATTCCTGAAGATACTGATGTACAGTATATTGCTAAGAAATTTAAAATCAGCGAAAGTAAACTGATGAAATGGAATGAGCTTGAAGGAACGGCATTGGCAAAAAATGAAGTCGTTTTCCTTGAATCTAAAAATTCTGAAGGAAATACTGCAATCTATAAAGCCGAATCTGGTGAAGATATGTATGATATCGCACAGAAATTTGGTATCAAACTCCATAAATTATACGCTAAAAACAGAATGGATGAAGGTCAAAAACCATCTGCTGGACAGCTTATTTATCTGATTGACAAAAAACCTAGAAACTAA
- a CDS encoding DUF5522 domain-containing protein: protein MALFEIKEGEDFYYNEQGYKVFTEKFHLKRGHCCKSGCRHCPYGYDKKTDTFIKTTKKNK from the coding sequence ATGGCTCTTTTTGAAATCAAAGAGGGTGAAGACTTTTACTATAACGAGCAAGGTTACAAAGTTTTTACCGAAAAATTCCATCTTAAACGTGGACATTGCTGTAAAAGCGGTTGCAGACATTGCCCATACGGATACGATAAGAAGACAGACACATTTATAAAAACCACTAAAAAAAATAAATAA